One segment of Paenibacillus rhizovicinus DNA contains the following:
- a CDS encoding alpha/beta fold hydrolase — protein sequence MTTDHRSIANQAFTMTNGQKIAYYDSKSAGTANSDRVIVLLHGFCGSSAYWEQVLPQLEGAGRLIVPDLRGHGRSTSPGQPIYAMEDFASDLRLLLEHLNADAVTLFGHSLGGYASLAFAELYPDKLAAFGLVHSTAKPDSEEAKGNREKAAHALRTEGIAPFVEGLVPKLFAPSHRESMSGQVKSIIDIGLGTDAEGAAATALGMKARLDRTGVLDGLSVPRLLVAGAEDGVIPPANTFTTDGPQVTQSLLEDCGHMSMVEAPERLAAELLAFLDANKHK from the coding sequence ATGACAACGGATCATCGTTCCATAGCAAACCAAGCGTTCACAATGACGAACGGACAGAAGATCGCCTATTACGATTCAAAATCCGCCGGCACAGCGAATTCGGATCGCGTAATCGTCCTTCTGCACGGCTTCTGCGGCAGCTCCGCTTACTGGGAGCAGGTGCTCCCGCAGCTGGAGGGAGCGGGCCGGTTAATCGTGCCGGATCTGCGCGGTCATGGCCGCAGCACCTCACCGGGGCAGCCCATCTATGCGATGGAAGATTTCGCATCGGATCTCAGACTGCTGCTGGAGCACTTGAACGCCGATGCCGTCACCTTGTTCGGCCACTCGCTCGGCGGTTATGCGTCGCTTGCTTTCGCGGAGCTGTATCCCGATAAGCTGGCCGCGTTCGGCCTTGTGCATTCTACGGCGAAGCCGGACAGCGAAGAGGCGAAGGGGAACCGCGAGAAAGCGGCGCACGCGCTCCGGACGGAAGGGATCGCGCCGTTCGTGGAAGGCTTGGTGCCTAAGCTGTTCGCGCCGTCTCACCGGGAATCGATGAGCGGTCAAGTGAAGAGCATCATCGACATCGGCTTGGGGACGGACGCGGAAGGCGCGGCGGCAACCGCGCTTGGCATGAAAGCGCGCCTTGACCGTACGGGCGTGCTGGACGGATTATCCGTGCCGCGATTGCTGGTCGCGGGCGCGGAGGACGGAGTCATTCCGCCGGCGAACACGTTTACGACGGACGGACCGCAGGTTACGCAGTCGCTGCTGGAAGACTGCGGACATATGAGCATGGTAGAAGCGCCGGAGCGGCTGGCCGCGGAGCTGCTCGCATTCCTGGACGCCAATAAGCATAAGTGA
- a CDS encoding DUF6483 family protein, with protein MVFQRDFFMRMIQEMGEAAGVIMGLRQQRKQEEALLVIDDLLDKKFRMNGKLIRQLSDADLVRMMTTNGVVETANISGVALLMKEEAAILNELGRTEQSYPLQLKAFHLFMRLALLDAPAMLRTPSEEAADMAEQLDGYELPRATKLLMWEWHEGDRRYDEAENVLHELLEDGMIPREEALEFYRRLLLLPDESLEAGGLPRDEVADGLERIKQDIEAV; from the coding sequence ATGGTATTTCAGCGGGATTTTTTTATGCGGATGATTCAGGAGATGGGCGAAGCGGCGGGCGTTATCATGGGGCTGCGCCAGCAGCGCAAGCAGGAGGAAGCGCTGCTCGTCATCGATGATTTATTGGACAAGAAGTTTCGGATGAACGGCAAGCTGATCCGTCAGCTGTCCGACGCCGACCTCGTGCGGATGATGACGACGAACGGCGTCGTCGAAACGGCGAACATAAGCGGCGTTGCGCTATTAATGAAAGAAGAGGCGGCCATTCTGAACGAGCTCGGCCGAACGGAGCAAAGCTACCCGCTCCAACTGAAGGCATTCCACCTGTTCATGCGCCTGGCGCTGCTGGATGCGCCCGCGATGCTGCGGACGCCGTCGGAAGAAGCGGCCGACATGGCGGAACAGCTGGACGGCTACGAGCTTCCGCGCGCCACGAAGCTGCTGATGTGGGAATGGCATGAAGGCGACCGGCGGTACGACGAAGCGGAGAACGTTCTTCACGAGCTGCTCGAAGACGGCATGATCCCTCGCGAGGAAGCGCTGGAGTTCTATCGCAGGCTGCTGCTGCTCCCGGATGAATCGCTGGAGGCCGGAGGATTGCCGCGCGACGAAGTCGCGGACGGGCTGGAACGAATCAAACAAGACATCGAAGCGGTTTAG
- a CDS encoding class I SAM-dependent methyltransferase encodes MESESKEQWQRDMEQWVAEGRLRGATFSQLRRKDGGIPAKTVIRPVELRGSLHYQFQYYIDNKVTHENVPQDLAGKRMAEWLIEHYRQALIRTDEADVQVLFSKKGKAAVLSKPTSPSAAEKNETLSHNRQKQRVVQEGEAAPFLVELGIMTKDGKVIAKKQDKFRQINRFLEMVTDVLPYLPADREITIVDFGCGKSYLTFALYHLLAVQQGRRISVVGLDLKADVIAFCTELANKLGYDRLRFQVGDIADYKDQTEVDMVVTLHACDTATDAALVKAVEWGASVILSVPCCQHELFKQIANDTMKPLLSHGLLKERFSALATDAIRAQLLEVLGYRVQMLEFIDPEHTPKNMLIRAVRTAGSGSDALRKWREYEAFRDMLSAKPYLERALEDRLKNAAGDVK; translated from the coding sequence ATGGAAAGCGAAAGCAAAGAACAATGGCAGCGCGACATGGAGCAGTGGGTTGCGGAGGGCAGGCTGAGAGGAGCGACGTTCAGTCAGCTGCGCCGCAAGGACGGCGGTATCCCTGCCAAGACTGTCATTCGGCCGGTGGAGCTGAGAGGGTCGCTCCACTACCAGTTTCAATATTACATCGATAACAAAGTGACGCACGAGAACGTCCCGCAAGACCTAGCGGGGAAGCGTATGGCGGAATGGCTCATCGAGCACTACCGGCAGGCGTTGATCCGGACGGACGAAGCCGACGTGCAGGTGCTTTTCTCCAAGAAAGGCAAGGCGGCGGTGCTCAGCAAGCCGACCTCGCCGTCGGCTGCCGAGAAGAACGAAACGCTGTCCCATAACCGGCAGAAACAGCGGGTCGTGCAGGAGGGAGAAGCGGCGCCGTTCCTGGTGGAGCTTGGCATCATGACGAAGGATGGCAAGGTCATCGCGAAGAAGCAGGATAAGTTCCGTCAAATCAACCGTTTCCTCGAGATGGTTACGGACGTGCTGCCTTACCTGCCGGCTGACCGGGAGATTACCATCGTCGATTTCGGCTGCGGCAAGTCGTACTTGACCTTCGCGCTCTATCACTTGCTCGCTGTTCAGCAAGGACGCCGGATTTCTGTCGTCGGCCTGGACCTGAAGGCGGATGTGATCGCATTCTGCACGGAGCTCGCGAACAAGCTTGGTTATGACCGGCTTCGCTTCCAAGTCGGGGATATCGCCGATTACAAGGATCAGACGGAAGTCGACATGGTCGTCACGCTGCATGCTTGCGATACCGCAACGGACGCCGCGCTCGTGAAGGCGGTCGAATGGGGAGCTTCCGTCATTTTATCCGTCCCTTGCTGCCAGCATGAGCTGTTCAAGCAGATCGCGAACGATACGATGAAGCCGCTGCTGTCGCACGGGCTGCTGAAGGAACGTTTCTCCGCGCTCGCAACGGACGCTATACGCGCGCAGCTGCTGGAAGTCTTGGGCTATCGCGTGCAAATGCTGGAATTCATCGATCCGGAGCATACGCCGAAGAACATGCTCATCCGAGCGGTCAGGACAGCCGGAAGCGGCAGCGATGCCCTTCGGAAATGGCGGGAATACGAGGCATTCAGGGACATGCTCAGCGCGAAGCCTTACTTGGAACGCGCGCTTGAGGACAGGCTCAAAAACGCAGCCGGGGATGTCAAATAA